Below is a window of Blastopirellula marina DNA.
TCGTTGCCGGCGCCTAGTTCGTCGTAAACCACGAGCAGGTCGTCCAGCGGGGTATTTTCGTTTTCGATATCGCTGAGCATCATCGGCACGGCCAGCTTCAGTACGGCTCCCTGAAACTCAGGGACCGCTCGGCTGAGCGTCACTTTTCCGATGACTTTGGCGATTCGCATGGTTTGTCTCGTTTACTTCAACCAATCGGGACCTGCGGTGCCGCGAAGATCCCACAAGCTGCTTAGCAGTCGCGGAACCTCGCTGTCGTTCCACTGACCCGGGTGACAAACGATCAGGTTTGCACCAAGGCTTTCAGCTGCAGACTTCCAGTCGTGACTTGCACAGGCGACCATTGCTCGAATACCATTTGCGCGATTTGCAGCAGCCGCAGCAACTTCCGGTTGATCCGCAAGGATGACCACCATTTTGTCACTTTGGGCTACGGAAATCGCTCGCTGGATCGCAAGCTTCAGGTTGCCAACTTGTTCGCTTCTGCCGGCTGAATTCCACGTCGACGAAACCATTTGTTTTGCGGCGTTGACGACCACCGGGCTAAGTACCTCTTGGCCACAATCGGCCTGGTTGGCCCGACGTAACCGGATACCACGATCTTTCAGTTCATCCTTCACCGCGGGCGTGACGACCGCTTTGGCGGGGACACACAGCACCGTGATGGCTTCGTTT
It encodes the following:
- a CDS encoding EutN/CcmL family microcompartment protein, with amino-acid sequence MRIAKVIGKVTLSRAVPEFQGAVLKLAVPMMLSDIENENTPLDDLLVVYDELGAGNENYIALSEGGEAAQPFYPEMKPVDAYNAAILDTVDIRYRPDK